In the Anomalospiza imberbis isolate Cuckoo-Finch-1a 21T00152 chromosome 32, ASM3175350v1, whole genome shotgun sequence genome, one interval contains:
- the LOC137463918 gene encoding E3 ubiquitin-protein ligase BRE1A-like has translation MYCSFAWSPVFLQEDISRLRRKLETTKKPDMVPNCDEILMEEIKDYKACLTCLCCNMRKKDAVLTRCFHVFCFECVKTRYDTRQRKCPKCNAAFGANDSHRIYIG, from the exons CTGCTCCTTCGCTTGGTctcctgtttttctgcaggaagaTATTTCTAGGTTGCGCAGGAAGCTGGAGACCACAAAGAAGCCTGACATGGTTCCCAACTGTGATGAGATCCTGATGGAGGAAATCAAGGATTACAAG GCCTGCCTGACGTGCCTGTGCTGCAACATGCGCAAGAAAGACGCGGTGCTCACCAGGTGCTTCCACGTCTTCTGCTTCGAGTGTGTGAAGACGCGCTACGACACGCGGCAGCGCAAGTGCCCCAAGTGCAACGCGGCCTTCGGGGCCAACGACTCCCACAGGATCTACATCGGCTGA